CCTCGGCCCTATCAAGCGCCTCCAGTGCCCTCTCAACCAGCGCTAGAGCGTTAGCATTGTCCCTTACCTTCTCATGGATGGCTTCGGCCTCTGCACGGAGGACTGTTATACGGGTCTTTAGTGTTGATAACCAGGCTAGTAGTGCCTCCTTCCTAACCGTCTCGTTGGCAGCTATGTTGGCATGCCCTATCATCATCTTCCCTAGTATCTTGGCATTGAGGAACCCTATGTCCTCGCGCAGTCTAATCCTCAGCTCGTCAATTATGTCGGCCACATGGCTCATGTTAAGGTGGCGCGCCCTTGCCCCAATAACCTCTGCTAGATGCTCAAGCTTCTCCATAGCTTTGGCCAGTTTTTCAGCAACAACACGCGGGGCTACCGTGTTGTTTGCTTTGAGTCCTGCTGCAAGCATTTTCTTGAGCTGAACGTTGAGAGCTAATATCTTGGCCGCGCGGAGCTTCAAGGTTAGCTCTCTCAACAGCATCCGGGCCTTGGCCATGTTGCCCTCGGCTAGGGCTTTCCGCAGCTCTTGTAGCTCATCCTGGTCTACAGCATCCTCGCCCAGCACCTTGGCGAGAACGCTAACTGTGAGCTGCAGCTTCTCAGCAGCCCTCTCCATTATCCTCTCACGTATCTTCTCAGCCTTCACAGCTGCGATCCTAGATACTGCCCCGGATAGCAGCTTGCACGCTTGATGCGCCTGGCCAGCTAGCTCCTTTAGCTCCTCCAGGCTCATATTAGCGAGGCTCGCTGGGCCAAGGCTAGCTATCTTCAGTATGAGTTCTGCATCGTTGGCAGATATGTTGAGCTTTGCTGCTATCTCATCAGCTGTAGCGCTTAGTAGGCCTAGCCTCTCGAGCCCACTCCTAACCATAAAACTGCAAGCAACAATCTTACCGCGTAGACTTGCAAGCTTAGCAGCATCCTCTACTGGCGTCTGGGCCTCCGCTGGCTGCAGCAGCGGCGCTGCAACCGGTACTAGTACAGCTACCACTAGTAGTAGGGCCATGATGGATCCGAGCTTCTCATGGACCACCATACCGGGCACCCCACCCGGGCTGACCTGTCTGGGGGTCTGGTTCTGATAAGGGGGGTGCCTGGGACGCTGGCAGCACATGTTTCGTTTGTTTCTGGAACAACCTGTTCAGCTTATGCAAAACTACACCATGTGCTAGGCTTATATGAGTCTCTTCGCCTAGCCAGCCTTGACCGGGGTGGCTGGAGCTGTGCGCTTTGTCTGGCTAGCCGTAGTGGCTGTTGTCTTGCTAATATTTGGCTTTGCCGTGGCAACTGTGGGGCAGGCTGAGCCCTCTATAGTGGTGACAGTGCACTCTGACGGCACGGTGACTGTTGCTGTTAGGGCGCTAGTTGAGCCTGGGCTTAACGAGTTACCCGCACCGGTTGAGGCTATACCTGCAACAATCGAGGCAATGATTGATAATGTGGAGGTGCCCGCGATATATCATAACGGCTCTATCTACATCGCCTCGGACAGTAGCGCTACTGCAACCGTGACATACATAGCGAATGTAACCATGTCCGACGGTATTCTAGAGTTCTACATCAACTATAGTGGGGTGTATGAATTGCACATAGAGCCAGGCATAGTAACGCTAACACTACCCGAGAATATTCTTGGAGCAGACATCGTTAACGATACACTCGTACTGCTTGTCTCCGGACCCGCCGAGGTAAGATACGTGATCGTACCAGCCGAGG
This DNA window, taken from Hyperthermus butylicus DSM 5456, encodes the following:
- a CDS encoding helix-turn-helix transcriptional regulator, with product MRFVWLAVVAVVLLIFGFAVATVGQAEPSIVVTVHSDGTVTVAVRALVEPGLNELPAPVEAIPATIEAMIDNVEVPAIYHNGSIYIASDSSATATVTYIANVTMSDGILEFYINYSGVYELHIEPGIVTLTLPENILGADIVNDTLVLLVSGPAEVRYVIVPAEESTGGEAAGTASQPAETSETQQPSEQPTPTREEEESSTLLWVAVVVAAAAVAAAILVLARRGGSSEGGSSSPTMVSAVLDDTDKLILKRLQEAGGSMLQSELQRATGLPKTTLWRHVRRLAELGYVRIEKEGKANRVILVKELEDAEAP